A portion of the Anoxybacillus gonensis genome contains these proteins:
- a CDS encoding TetR/AcrR family transcriptional regulator produces the protein MSEKRKQIIEAAAKSFSLFGYKATTMDQVAKMANVGKGTIYTFFKSKEELLEEIVSSIISEIKCEADAAIDPRLSFNENVQRALQRIFTFRKEHELTIKLLQEVRDIGTPAVRDVMKRLDREMIAYIREKIEEAMAKGEIRSCDVELTAFLMFKMYIALNVEWEKEHEPLSQQKIAELFDLYLLKGLSPR, from the coding sequence ATGTCGGAAAAAAGAAAACAAATTATTGAAGCGGCAGCGAAGTCGTTTTCGCTTTTTGGATATAAAGCGACGACGATGGACCAAGTAGCGAAAATGGCGAACGTTGGAAAAGGAACGATTTATACGTTTTTTAAAAGCAAAGAAGAGCTGCTTGAAGAGATCGTTTCTTCCATCATTTCTGAAATTAAGTGTGAGGCGGATGCAGCGATTGATCCACGCTTATCGTTTAACGAAAACGTACAACGTGCTTTGCAGCGTATTTTTACGTTTCGCAAAGAGCACGAACTGACGATAAAGCTTTTACAAGAAGTTCGTGATATTGGCACGCCAGCTGTGCGAGACGTCATGAAGCGACTTGATCGTGAAATGATCGCTTACATTCGCGAAAAAATTGAAGAGGCGATGGCAAAAGGGGAAATTCGTTCGTGCGATGTGGAATTAACGGCGTTTTTAATGTTTAAAATGTATATCGCTTTAAACGTCGAATGGGAAAAAGAGCATGAGCCATTGTCCCAACAAAAAATTGCCGAGCTGTTTGATTTATATTTGTTAAAAGGATTATCTCCGAGATGA
- a CDS encoding YhgE/Pip domain-containing protein — MKEIKAVTSNRKVLIPIIAVLFIPLLYSGMFLWAFWDPYDHLDDLPVAVVNKDKGATFEGKELHIGDDLVDKLKEKKQFDWHFVNEQEGEKGLKEQRYYMLIEIPEHFSQHATTLQDDHPKKLQLIYKPNEGFNFLSAQIGATAVEKIKTEVAKTLTETYAENMLESVKTLADGLTKASDGAEKLHDGLVDAKEGTDKLYDGMNKAQDGSNELYRHLATLAEKSIAFTDGLHQAADGSMQVQTGVQTLHDGMKRMMDGQGQLVAGAQQAKEGTETLASGANRVLEGMKTLDERMPQLLQGSEQLSGGAEKLATSLAEWQQGATQVQTGAAQVTSGLEQLAVQLDALIAQTSDPAQKAVYEQLKQNIVQLSLGNKQVESGMAQLNDGAKALQTGATSLSYGAKQLHEGHIALDRGVNELLAGQQQLANGTNALANGQEKLVLGMNTLYEKMKEAEQGTAKLAYGGKTLASGLQVLADGADQLQNGAHRLADGSQQLASGMNELTSGTGKLQDGMNQLADGSKELANKLKEGAEKASDVKANEDVYNMFAEPVKVKNEKMNEVPNYGTGFTPYFLSLGLFVGALLLSIVFPLREPAEVPRSPFSWFFAKFGVLMIVGVLQALLADSVLLLGLDLHVKSVPLFIIFSIVTSIAFLSVIQFLVTVFGDPGRFIGIVVLILQLTTSAGTFPLELIPRSLQLFNAWLPMTYSVFGLKAVISSGDFSFMWENVGKLLMFIVVMMAGTMTYFTIQHRRQFTTIVEQASEA, encoded by the coding sequence ATGAAAGAAATAAAAGCGGTCACGTCCAATCGGAAAGTGCTCATTCCGATTATCGCTGTGTTGTTTATTCCGCTTTTATATAGCGGCATGTTTTTATGGGCGTTTTGGGATCCGTACGATCATTTAGATGATTTACCTGTCGCTGTTGTAAACAAAGACAAAGGAGCAACGTTTGAAGGAAAAGAGCTCCATATTGGTGACGATCTTGTCGATAAGTTAAAAGAAAAGAAGCAGTTTGATTGGCATTTTGTAAATGAACAAGAAGGGGAAAAAGGGTTAAAAGAACAACGATATTATATGCTCATTGAAATTCCTGAACATTTTTCACAACATGCTACGACGTTACAAGATGATCACCCGAAAAAACTGCAACTCATTTACAAGCCAAATGAAGGATTTAACTTTTTATCTGCCCAAATTGGCGCAACGGCGGTTGAAAAAATAAAAACGGAAGTAGCAAAAACATTAACTGAAACGTACGCAGAAAACATGTTAGAGAGCGTAAAAACGTTGGCAGATGGGTTAACAAAAGCGAGCGACGGGGCAGAAAAGTTGCATGATGGACTCGTTGATGCAAAAGAAGGAACGGATAAACTATATGATGGCATGAACAAAGCGCAAGATGGCTCGAACGAATTGTATCGCCATTTAGCGACACTTGCGGAAAAATCAATCGCATTTACCGACGGATTGCATCAAGCGGCTGACGGTTCAATGCAAGTGCAAACAGGCGTCCAAACGCTTCATGACGGAATGAAGCGCATGATGGATGGGCAAGGACAGTTGGTTGCTGGAGCGCAGCAAGCAAAAGAAGGGACGGAAACACTTGCTTCAGGAGCGAATCGTGTCCTTGAAGGAATGAAAACACTCGATGAACGCATGCCGCAACTGTTGCAAGGTTCGGAGCAATTGAGCGGGGGAGCAGAAAAGCTAGCGACATCGCTTGCCGAGTGGCAACAAGGAGCTACGCAAGTACAAACAGGTGCCGCGCAAGTGACAAGCGGATTAGAGCAGTTAGCTGTCCAACTTGATGCCCTTATCGCGCAAACGTCAGATCCAGCGCAAAAAGCGGTATATGAGCAATTAAAACAAAATATTGTGCAACTATCATTAGGAAACAAACAAGTGGAAAGCGGAATGGCCCAGTTAAACGACGGTGCCAAAGCGTTGCAAACAGGGGCAACATCGTTAAGTTATGGGGCGAAGCAGTTACATGAAGGACATATCGCTCTCGATCGCGGCGTAAACGAGTTGCTTGCCGGACAACAACAGTTGGCAAATGGTACAAATGCGTTAGCGAACGGACAAGAAAAGCTTGTTTTAGGCATGAATACGTTGTATGAAAAAATGAAAGAAGCGGAGCAAGGAACAGCAAAGCTTGCTTATGGCGGCAAAACGCTCGCCTCTGGATTGCAAGTTCTTGCGGACGGTGCTGATCAACTTCAAAATGGTGCACATCGATTGGCAGATGGTTCGCAACAATTGGCAAGCGGAATGAATGAATTAACGAGCGGAACAGGGAAATTGCAAGATGGCATGAATCAATTGGCAGATGGCTCGAAAGAACTAGCAAATAAACTAAAAGAAGGTGCCGAAAAAGCAAGCGATGTGAAGGCAAATGAAGATGTATACAACATGTTTGCTGAACCGGTGAAAGTAAAAAATGAAAAAATGAATGAAGTGCCAAACTACGGAACAGGGTTTACGCCATATTTCTTATCGTTAGGATTGTTTGTTGGGGCTCTTTTACTTTCAATCGTCTTTCCACTTCGCGAGCCAGCCGAAGTGCCACGTTCGCCATTTAGCTGGTTTTTTGCGAAATTTGGTGTACTCATGATCGTCGGTGTTTTGCAAGCACTTCTTGCCGATAGCGTATTGCTTCTCGGGCTCGATTTGCATGTAAAAAGCGTTCCTTTATTTATCATCTTTAGCATTGTGACAAGCATTGCCTTTTTATCTGTTATTCAATTTCTCGTTACCGTTTTTGGGGATCCTGGACGATTTATCGGTATTGTTGTATTAATTTTACAATTAACAACAAGCGCTGGAACGTTCCCGCTTGAGTTAATTCCACGCTCATTACAACTATTTAACGCATGGCTTCCAATGACATATTCCGTTTTCGGATTAAAAGCGGTCATTTCAAGCGGAGATTTCTCATTTATGTGGGAAAATGTCGGTAAATTGCTTATGTTTATCGTTGTCATGATGGCTGGAACAATGACGTATTTTACTATTCAACATCGTCGACAATTTACAACGATCGTTGAACAAGCTTCTGAGGCGTAA
- a CDS encoding LacI family DNA-binding transcriptional regulator: protein MATIEDVAKLTGLSRTTISRVINNHPYVSEEKRKLVLEAMEKLGYVPNSSARSLRNQKTSILALFIPRITNPFFSELVEATEIAAAEHGYQLIICQTRYSPEKELNYMNLLKTKQVDGVILASIQNEWKQLKPFLQYGPIVLCNEFDDCANVPTVRLDQVYGGYIATKHLLEQGHTKIAYCSGGYRSNVAKSREIGFKKALAEYKLTFDERYAFRDAFHIADGKRVFRQMMALSNRPTAVFTGSDEVAAGIISEALACGYRIPKDLAVVGFDNQAITELTNPTITTVHQPVKQMAQKAVDIIVEKIQTKKYDTQEIYEFPLQLVVRASTVGSELHQSEA from the coding sequence ATGGCGACGATTGAAGATGTCGCCAAGCTAACGGGGCTTTCACGGACGACCATTTCGCGCGTCATAAACAATCACCCGTACGTGTCAGAAGAGAAACGAAAGCTCGTGCTTGAAGCGATGGAGAAGCTAGGATATGTGCCTAATTCTTCGGCGAGAAGTTTGCGGAATCAAAAAACGAGCATTTTAGCATTATTTATTCCGCGTATTACAAATCCGTTTTTTAGCGAACTTGTCGAAGCGACCGAAATAGCAGCAGCGGAACATGGCTATCAGCTTATTATTTGTCAAACGCGCTATTCGCCGGAAAAAGAATTAAACTATATGAATTTATTAAAGACAAAGCAAGTAGACGGAGTCATTTTAGCTTCTATCCAAAATGAGTGGAAACAGCTGAAGCCTTTTTTACAGTATGGGCCGATCGTTCTTTGCAACGAGTTTGATGATTGTGCAAACGTTCCAACCGTTCGGCTCGATCAAGTGTACGGGGGATACATAGCGACGAAACATTTGCTTGAACAAGGTCATACGAAAATCGCGTATTGTTCTGGTGGCTATCGAAGCAATGTAGCCAAATCGCGTGAAATTGGTTTTAAAAAAGCGTTAGCGGAATATAAGCTTACATTTGATGAACGATACGCTTTTCGCGATGCGTTTCACATTGCTGACGGGAAGCGCGTATTTCGACAAATGATGGCGCTTTCCAATCGGCCGACTGCCGTATTTACCGGAAGCGATGAAGTAGCGGCTGGCATTATATCAGAAGCATTGGCGTGCGGCTATCGCATCCCTAAAGATTTAGCGGTCGTCGGTTTTGATAATCAAGCGATTACAGAGCTAACGAATCCGACAATTACGACGGTGCATCAACCTGTGAAACAAATGGCGCAAAAAGCAGTCGATATTATCGTAGAAAAAATTCAGACGAAAAAATATGACACGCAAGAAATTTACGAATTTCCACTTCAACTGGTTGTTCGCGCATCGACAGTTGGTAGCGAGCTTCACCAAAGTGAAGCTTGA
- a CDS encoding ABC transporter substrate-binding protein, with amino-acid sequence MKKATKFSSALLALTLGLTACSGGQDTDKKETTDKKDDAKKSEEVVKIVYARGKDATKATEEIVKAFEAKYPNIDVEFREMPSDTGAQHDAYVTMLNAKSSEIDVMDLDVIWPAEFAQAGYVLPLDRFIEKDGIDLSAYNQGALAAGNFDGKQWAMPKFIDTGLLFYRKDIVPEDKVPKTWDELLAAAREFKGKGGTQFGYLMQAKQYEGLVCNAIEFIAAYGGKIVDENNNVVVNSPETIKGLKKMVEIATSDVVPSNITTFTEPESHTAFIEGQSPFIRNWPYQYALANDPEQSKIVDKVGVAPLPAGDKGSAAALGGWMTAINAYSKNKEAAWEFVKFMTGPEGQKISAIYGGLAPTLPELFKDEEVLKANPFFAEQGFVDGLNAAVPRPVVPNYPEVSEIIQINVSKAIAGQITVEEAVANMEKEIKAVMQ; translated from the coding sequence ATGAAGAAAGCAACAAAATTTTCTTCTGCATTGTTAGCGCTTACGCTCGGTTTGACAGCTTGCTCTGGCGGTCAAGACACAGACAAGAAGGAAACAACGGATAAAAAAGACGATGCCAAAAAATCTGAAGAAGTTGTAAAAATCGTGTATGCTCGCGGGAAAGATGCAACAAAAGCGACAGAAGAAATCGTAAAAGCGTTTGAAGCAAAATATCCAAACATTGACGTCGAGTTTCGTGAAATGCCTTCTGATACAGGAGCGCAGCACGATGCATACGTGACGATGTTAAACGCCAAATCATCGGAAATTGACGTCATGGACTTAGACGTGATTTGGCCAGCAGAGTTTGCGCAAGCTGGTTATGTTCTTCCGCTCGATCGTTTCATCGAAAAAGACGGCATTGATTTAAGTGCATACAACCAAGGTGCGCTTGCAGCTGGAAATTTCGATGGAAAGCAATGGGCGATGCCAAAATTTATTGACACAGGACTATTATTCTATCGTAAAGACATTGTTCCAGAAGATAAAGTGCCAAAAACATGGGATGAATTGTTAGCAGCTGCTCGCGAGTTTAAAGGAAAAGGCGGCACACAATTCGGATACTTAATGCAAGCGAAACAATACGAAGGATTAGTATGTAACGCGATTGAATTTATTGCGGCATACGGTGGAAAAATCGTCGACGAAAACAACAACGTTGTCGTCAACAGCCCTGAAACAATTAAAGGATTAAAGAAAATGGTTGAAATTGCAACGTCTGACGTTGTGCCAAGCAACATTACAACATTTACAGAGCCAGAATCTCATACAGCGTTTATTGAAGGTCAATCGCCATTTATTCGCAACTGGCCATACCAATACGCATTAGCAAACGATCCAGAGCAATCAAAAATCGTTGATAAAGTTGGCGTTGCGCCACTGCCTGCTGGTGATAAAGGTTCAGCTGCGGCACTAGGCGGATGGATGACAGCCATTAACGCATATTCGAAAAATAAAGAAGCAGCTTGGGAGTTCGTGAAGTTTATGACTGGTCCAGAAGGTCAAAAAATTTCTGCGATTTACGGCGGTTTAGCACCAACGCTTCCAGAACTATTTAAAGACGAAGAAGTGTTAAAAGCGAACCCATTCTTTGCAGAACAAGGATTTGTTGACGGATTAAATGCAGCGGTACCACGTCCAGTTGTACCAAACTATCCAGAAGTATCTGAAATTATTCAAATTAACGTATCAAAAGCCATTGCAGGACAAATTACAGTAGAAGAAGCAGTAGCGAATATGGAAAAAGAAATTAAAGCAGTTATGCAGTAG
- a CDS encoding ABC transporter permease subunit, with the protein MKNEKKSERRLAYILVAPSLLLILAVAIWPVIQSFYFSLFDYRLNNPAKSALHLDYSLNLERYLESYPFLMSTLKQEMAQATGDEKEQLTSLQQKLQQVDEEIRADEEVAKRYEQIDEILNNFEVPSEEMKIVSIDEQAAQHLTKTISETKQTLKTLNENGQLKQGDKLTGLANGLSGAVIEPNFVGLAHYKNYLSDARLWKALWNTTVFTVISVSIELVLGLAIALLINKAFFGRGLVRATILIPWAIPTAVSALMWKFLYDGQNGIVAKYFADIGIINNMSELLTTGAGAMFAVIFSDVWKTTPYMALLLLAGLQTIPSSLYEAASIDGATKWQQFVKITLPLLKSSILVALLFRTLDAFRVFDLIFVLTGGGPANSTETISILAYKVMFSQTNFGGGSALAVIVFICVAIISTIYIKFLGADLISDRK; encoded by the coding sequence GTGAAAAACGAAAAAAAATCGGAGCGCCGTTTAGCGTATATTCTTGTCGCTCCATCGCTCTTGCTCATTTTAGCCGTCGCCATTTGGCCGGTTATTCAGTCATTTTATTTTAGCTTATTTGACTATCGTTTGAACAACCCAGCAAAATCAGCTCTCCATCTTGACTACAGCTTAAACTTAGAACGATATTTAGAAAGTTATCCGTTTTTAATGAGCACATTAAAACAAGAAATGGCGCAAGCGACAGGCGATGAAAAAGAGCAGCTTACCTCACTGCAACAAAAGCTGCAACAAGTAGATGAAGAAATTCGTGCGGATGAAGAAGTAGCAAAACGATATGAGCAAATAGATGAAATTTTAAACAATTTTGAAGTGCCAAGCGAAGAGATGAAAATCGTTTCTATTGATGAACAAGCGGCACAACATTTAACAAAAACGATTAGCGAAACGAAACAAACGTTAAAAACGTTAAACGAAAACGGACAGTTGAAGCAAGGGGACAAATTAACAGGGCTTGCCAACGGGCTAAGCGGAGCGGTCATTGAACCGAACTTTGTCGGTCTCGCTCATTATAAAAACTATTTAAGCGATGCTCGTTTATGGAAAGCGCTTTGGAATACAACGGTGTTTACTGTCATTTCTGTTTCGATTGAATTAGTGCTCGGTTTAGCGATTGCATTGCTTATTAATAAAGCGTTTTTCGGTCGCGGACTTGTTCGGGCAACGATTTTAATTCCGTGGGCAATTCCGACGGCAGTGTCCGCATTAATGTGGAAGTTTTTATATGACGGACAAAACGGGATTGTCGCCAAATATTTTGCGGATATTGGTATCATCAACAATATGAGTGAACTATTAACGACAGGTGCGGGAGCGATGTTTGCCGTCATTTTTTCTGACGTATGGAAAACAACGCCATACATGGCATTATTGTTGCTTGCCGGATTGCAAACGATTCCGAGCTCCTTATATGAAGCAGCATCGATTGACGGAGCGACAAAGTGGCAACAGTTCGTCAAAATTACGTTACCGCTTTTAAAATCAAGCATTCTCGTTGCGCTCTTGTTCCGTACGCTTGATGCGTTCCGTGTATTTGACTTAATTTTCGTATTAACAGGCGGCGGACCAGCAAACTCGACAGAAACGATTTCGATTTTAGCGTATAAAGTCATGTTCTCGCAAACAAACTTCGGTGGCGGTTCAGCGTTAGCGGTGATCGTTTTCATTTGCGTAGCGATCATTTCGACGATTTACATTAAATTTTTAGGTGCTGACCTCATTTCTGATCGAAAATAG
- a CDS encoding carbohydrate ABC transporter permease translates to MQKKAGPLFYVFLFVFVFLVMFPFLWILLSSIKPLSELFGEEAFNWFTSHPTLKSYVSVFVNYPFLKYLWNSTVIATITTVYTVFVAAFAAYAIARLDFKGKSIILGIVLSVSMFPQIATISPIYMFVKKFELTNSYLGLIIPYTTFALPLSIWLLVTFFRKIPFDLEEAAKMDGATPLQTYFKVILPLAVPGIFTTSILVFIAAWNEFLFALTINTAENYKTVPVGIAMFQGQYTIPWGEISAATVIVTIPLVIMVLLFQRRIVSGLTSGSVKE, encoded by the coding sequence ATGCAAAAGAAAGCCGGTCCATTGTTTTATGTGTTTTTATTTGTTTTCGTTTTTTTAGTGATGTTCCCATTTTTATGGATTTTATTAAGTTCGATTAAGCCGTTAAGCGAATTGTTTGGTGAAGAAGCGTTTAACTGGTTTACGAGCCATCCGACGTTAAAAAGTTACGTCTCTGTTTTTGTCAATTATCCGTTTTTAAAATATTTATGGAACAGCACAGTCATTGCGACGATTACGACTGTGTACACCGTATTTGTAGCAGCGTTTGCCGCGTATGCGATTGCGCGCCTAGATTTTAAAGGAAAGTCGATCATTTTAGGGATCGTGTTATCGGTATCGATGTTCCCGCAAATTGCGACTATTTCGCCGATCTACATGTTTGTAAAAAAGTTTGAGTTGACGAATAGTTATTTAGGATTAATTATTCCGTACACGACGTTTGCGTTGCCGCTTTCTATTTGGCTATTAGTGACGTTTTTCCGTAAAATTCCGTTTGATTTAGAAGAAGCCGCAAAAATGGATGGAGCAACACCGCTTCAAACGTATTTTAAAGTGATTTTACCGCTCGCTGTACCAGGCATTTTTACGACATCCATTCTCGTTTTTATTGCGGCATGGAACGAATTTTTATTTGCGTTGACGATTAACACAGCAGAAAACTATAAAACGGTGCCAGTCGGTATTGCGATGTTCCAAGGGCAATATACCATTCCATGGGGCGAAATTTCAGCAGCAACGGTCATAGTGACCATTCCGCTCGTCATTATGGTATTATTGTTCCAACGTCGTATTGTTTCTGGTTTAACGTCTGGTTCAGTGAAAGAATAA
- a CDS encoding glycoside hydrolase family 13 protein yields MESIPKTKQWWKEAVVYQIYPRSFKDSNGDGIGDLRGIIEKLDYLQELGVDVVWLSPVYQSPNDDNGYDISDYQDIMDEFGTLSDWDELLREMHARGMKLVMDLVVNHTSDEHHWFIESRKSKDNPYRDYYIWRPGKDGKEPNNWQSFFSGSAWQYDEATGEYYLHLFSKKQPDLNWENEKVREEIFNMMTWWLDRGIDGFRMDVINLLSKVEGLPDAPVTNPNDRYQWGGQYFVNGPKLMDYLREMKEKVLSKYDIMTVGETPMVTTEDAIQFTNEQDGVMNMLFQFEHMDVDSKPGSHLGKWDIQPWKLTDLKKIMSKWQVELHGKGWNSLYLENHDQPRSVSRFGDDKTYRVESAKMLATWLHMMQGTPYIYQGQEIGMTNVAFPSIEYYRDVETINLWNDVVVNKGYDPDQILKAIHYRGRDNARTPMQWDATEHAGFTTGTPWIHVNPNYRDINVEQALKDENSVFHYYKKLIRLRKEHPIIVYGSYELLLEDDEQIYAYLRKFNDEQLLVVTNFSSDQPTFTLPSHVTFTEKQLLISNYAVDEKEPIETIVLKPYEARVYKLK; encoded by the coding sequence ATGGAATCGATTCCAAAAACGAAACAATGGTGGAAAGAAGCGGTCGTGTATCAAATTTATCCGCGCAGTTTTAAAGATTCAAACGGGGATGGGATCGGGGATTTGCGCGGGATTATTGAAAAGCTAGATTATTTACAAGAGCTCGGTGTGGATGTCGTTTGGTTGTCGCCTGTTTATCAGTCGCCAAACGACGATAACGGCTATGATATTAGCGACTATCAAGACATTATGGACGAATTTGGGACGCTATCTGATTGGGACGAACTGCTTCGTGAAATGCATGCGCGTGGTATGAAGTTAGTGATGGATTTAGTTGTGAACCATACGTCCGATGAACATCATTGGTTTATTGAATCGCGCAAATCAAAAGATAATCCGTACCGTGATTATTACATTTGGCGTCCGGGGAAAGACGGAAAAGAACCGAACAATTGGCAATCATTTTTTAGCGGCTCCGCATGGCAATACGATGAGGCGACAGGGGAATATTATTTACATTTATTTTCGAAAAAACAGCCGGATTTAAACTGGGAAAACGAAAAGGTGCGCGAAGAAATTTTTAACATGATGACATGGTGGCTAGATCGCGGCATTGACGGATTTCGCATGGACGTCATTAACTTGTTGTCAAAAGTGGAAGGTTTACCAGATGCGCCGGTGACGAATCCGAATGACCGTTATCAATGGGGCGGACAATATTTTGTTAATGGACCGAAGTTAATGGACTATTTGCGTGAAATGAAAGAAAAAGTGTTAAGTAAATACGACATTATGACGGTCGGAGAAACGCCGATGGTGACGACGGAAGATGCGATTCAATTTACAAATGAGCAAGACGGTGTCATGAATATGCTATTTCAATTTGAGCATATGGACGTCGATTCGAAGCCGGGAAGTCATCTTGGGAAGTGGGATATTCAACCGTGGAAACTGACAGATTTGAAAAAAATTATGAGCAAGTGGCAAGTGGAGCTGCACGGAAAAGGATGGAATTCGCTTTATTTAGAGAATCATGATCAACCACGTTCCGTATCTCGTTTTGGCGATGATAAAACGTATCGGGTCGAAAGTGCAAAAATGTTGGCGACATGGCTGCATATGATGCAAGGGACGCCATACATTTATCAAGGACAAGAAATTGGCATGACAAATGTTGCGTTTCCGTCCATCGAATATTATCGCGACGTTGAAACAATAAATTTATGGAACGATGTCGTTGTGAACAAAGGATACGACCCAGATCAAATATTAAAAGCGATTCATTATCGTGGTCGTGACAATGCACGTACGCCGATGCAATGGGATGCCACAGAACATGCTGGATTTACGACAGGCACGCCGTGGATTCATGTCAATCCGAATTATCGCGACATTAACGTTGAACAAGCGTTAAAAGATGAGAACTCGGTATTCCATTATTACAAAAAGCTGATTCGTCTTCGAAAAGAACATCCGATTATCGTGTACGGATCATACGAGTTATTGCTTGAAGATGATGAACAAATTTACGCATATTTGCGCAAGTTCAACGATGAACAGCTGCTCGTGGTAACAAACTTTAGTAGCGACCAGCCGACATTTACATTGCCATCACACGTGACGTTTACGGAAAAACAGCTGCTCATTAGCAACTATGCAGTTGACGAAAAGGAACCGATTGAAACAATTGTGCTAAAACCGTATGAAGCACGTGTATATAAGTTAAAGTAA
- the yhfH gene encoding protein YhfH, whose translation MLEKMSEFYKKLPPKTCCECGKEMEEQHECYGNVCVHCLNVSC comes from the coding sequence ATGCTAGAAAAAATGTCTGAATTTTATAAAAAGTTACCTCCGAAAACATGTTGCGAGTGCGGGAAAGAAATGGAAGAGCAACATGAATGTTATGGCAATGTTTGCGTTCATTGCTTAAACGTTTCTTGCTAA
- a CDS encoding MBL fold metallo-hydrolase, whose translation MKVTVIGYWGAFPKKNEATSCYLFEHDGFRLLVDCGSGALAQLQNVLDIEQIDAVIVSHYHHDHVADIGPLQYARLIKKNLGVDLPELPIYGHSLDRDGFARLAHKGVTKAVAYDPNETLHIGPFTISFMETEHPAICYAMRITAGEKTVVYTADSSYLSQFVPFSKQANLLICECNFYAGQQAKQAGHMTSEEAATIARDAGVETLLLTHLPHFGNVEQLVDEAKMIFHGDVQLAKTRWTWEG comes from the coding sequence ATGAAAGTGACAGTGATCGGTTATTGGGGAGCATTTCCGAAAAAAAATGAAGCGACATCGTGTTATTTGTTCGAACATGATGGGTTTCGTCTGTTAGTCGACTGCGGAAGCGGAGCGTTAGCGCAGCTGCAAAACGTCCTTGACATTGAACAAATTGATGCGGTCATCGTATCGCATTATCATCACGATCACGTGGCAGATATCGGCCCGCTTCAATATGCCCGACTGATTAAGAAAAATTTAGGCGTCGATTTGCCGGAGTTGCCGATTTATGGCCATTCGCTCGATCGAGATGGATTTGCACGCCTCGCTCATAAAGGGGTGACAAAAGCGGTGGCGTACGATCCGAATGAGACGCTTCATATCGGTCCATTTACGATTTCGTTTATGGAAACGGAACATCCAGCCATTTGTTATGCGATGCGAATCACCGCAGGAGAAAAAACGGTCGTGTACACAGCCGATTCAAGTTATTTATCGCAGTTCGTTCCTTTTTCTAAACAGGCGAATTTACTCATTTGCGAATGCAATTTTTACGCAGGGCAACAAGCAAAACAAGCTGGACATATGACGAGTGAAGAAGCGGCAACGATCGCTCGCGATGCAGGCGTTGAAACGTTGCTGCTTACGCACTTACCTCATTTCGGCAACGTCGAACAACTTGTCGACGAAGCAAAAATGATTTTCCATGGCGATGTGCAATTAGCGAAAACAAGATGGACATGGGAAGGGTAG
- a CDS encoding DUF4212 domain-containing protein yields MKQIDKKVADSYFRERVRLIVIFLIIWFIVSFGVVMFAESFKNMTFNGFPFHYFMGAQGAIVTFIVLLFINAKVSDNIDKKYGISEEKNEQLSAGKALDH; encoded by the coding sequence TTGAAACAAATTGATAAAAAAGTGGCGGATTCATATTTCCGTGAGCGTGTGCGATTAATTGTTATTTTCTTGATTATTTGGTTTATTGTTTCATTTGGCGTCGTCATGTTTGCGGAGTCGTTTAAAAATATGACGTTCAACGGCTTCCCGTTCCATTATTTTATGGGGGCGCAAGGGGCGATTGTAACGTTTATCGTGTTGTTGTTTATTAACGCAAAAGTAAGCGACAACATTGATAAAAAGTACGGCATTAGCGAAGAGAAAAACGAACAATTAAGCGCAGGCAAAGCGCTTGATCATTAA